Proteins found in one Paenibacillus sp. FSL R10-2782 genomic segment:
- a CDS encoding acetyl-CoA C-acetyltransferase — protein MKKVALVSPLRTAVGSFNKTLAPLSAPELGATVMTACLQQSKLEPALIDQIYLGNVLQAGNGQNPARQAALKAGIPIDVPESTINTVCGSGLHAVGLAYNSILAEQGNIVLAGGMESMSNAPYLLRNARNGYKLGNGELVDSLVTDGLTCPINHYHMGITAENVADKYGISRLDQDEFAYQSQIKALEAKNNKIFEEQIVPVMIKTKKETIYFTEDEHIRGNTTKEKLSHLKTAFKENGTVTAGNASGINDGAAAMLVVSEDKCKEHALKPLAYIKGYSLVGVDPAYMGMGPVKAISSLLKQQGISIKDIDLFEINEAFAAQALAVLKELGVSPEKVNVNGGAIAIGHPVGASGARILVTLVHEMVRRSSRYGIASLCIGTGMGIAMLVENALI, from the coding sequence ATGAAAAAAGTAGCTTTAGTAAGCCCGTTGAGAACAGCGGTCGGCTCTTTTAACAAAACCCTTGCGCCCCTAAGCGCTCCTGAATTGGGAGCAACTGTGATGACAGCATGCCTTCAGCAAAGTAAATTAGAGCCTGCTTTAATTGATCAGATTTATTTGGGAAATGTTCTTCAGGCAGGCAATGGCCAAAATCCTGCTAGACAGGCGGCACTAAAAGCCGGTATCCCCATTGATGTACCCGAATCAACGATAAACACGGTTTGCGGGTCAGGACTTCATGCCGTCGGTTTAGCCTACAATTCAATATTAGCGGAACAAGGCAATATCGTCTTGGCAGGAGGCATGGAGAGCATGTCGAACGCTCCTTATCTGCTAAGGAATGCAAGAAACGGCTACAAGCTTGGCAACGGTGAATTGGTAGACTCCCTGGTGACCGACGGCCTTACATGCCCGATCAACCATTACCATATGGGAATTACCGCAGAAAATGTTGCCGATAAATATGGAATTTCAAGACTTGATCAGGATGAATTTGCCTATCAAAGCCAGATAAAGGCTTTGGAAGCAAAAAACAACAAGATTTTTGAAGAACAGATTGTTCCGGTCATGATCAAAACCAAAAAAGAAACTATTTATTTCACGGAGGATGAACACATAAGAGGAAATACAACGAAAGAAAAACTTTCTCATTTAAAAACTGCGTTTAAGGAGAACGGAACGGTTACCGCCGGAAATGCTTCGGGGATCAATGATGGCGCGGCAGCTATGCTTGTAGTATCGGAAGACAAATGTAAGGAACATGCATTAAAGCCGTTGGCATATATCAAGGGTTATTCACTTGTTGGCGTTGATCCTGCATATATGGGAATGGGACCGGTGAAAGCCATTTCGTCACTTCTTAAGCAACAGGGAATATCCATCAAGGACATTGATCTTTTTGAAATTAATGAAGCGTTCGCCGCACAAGCATTAGCGGTATTGAAAGAGCTTGGGGTCAGTCCGGAGAAGGTGAATGTCAATGGCGGCGCGATCGCGATCGGGCATCCTGTCGGAGCAAGCGGTGCCAGGATATTGGTTACGTTGGTTCATGAAATGGTGCGAAGATCTTCACGTTACGGCATAGCATCGTTATGTATCGGAACGGGAATGGGAATAGCGATGCTGGTTGAAAATGCACTCATTTAA
- a CDS encoding DJ-1/PfpI family protein has translation MDFNICLFDDFETLDVFGPVEIFGRLPEEYDLKYFSMNGGIIESRQKTKIVTEPIAQAKPDGIFMIPGGQGTRSLIHDDQFMKQVKDFAEQSCFCITVCTGSALLAKTGLLKNRHATSNKLAFDWVKSIDTEVEWIPKARWVVDGKFYTSSGVSAGIDMSLGFVSDQLGLEKAQQVANQIEYIWNSDKHDDPFAR, from the coding sequence ATGGACTTTAACATATGCTTGTTTGATGATTTTGAAACACTGGATGTATTCGGACCCGTTGAGATTTTTGGCCGCCTGCCAGAAGAGTATGACTTAAAATATTTCTCTATGAACGGGGGAATTATTGAGAGTCGGCAAAAAACCAAGATTGTTACAGAACCTATTGCACAAGCAAAGCCCGATGGCATATTCATGATCCCGGGCGGACAGGGGACAAGAAGTTTAATCCATGATGATCAATTTATGAAACAGGTCAAAGATTTTGCGGAACAGTCCTGTTTTTGTATAACCGTCTGTACAGGTTCTGCGCTGCTTGCCAAAACAGGCTTGTTAAAAAACAGGCACGCCACATCCAATAAATTAGCCTTTGATTGGGTGAAATCCATCGACACAGAGGTTGAGTGGATTCCAAAGGCAAGATGGGTAGTAGATGGAAAGTTCTATACTTCATCGGGTGTATCCGCTGGAATAGATATGTCCTTAGGCTTTGTTTCTGACCAGCTTGGTCTTGAAAAAGCTCAACAGGTTGCCAATCAAATTGAATACATCTGGAATTCCGATAAACATGATGATCCTTTTGCGAGATAA
- a CDS encoding cysteine hydrolase family protein: protein MGQNVLLMIDVQQAMFMYEEKLYREQEVVEHLQQLLTKARAAGTPVIFVQHTDEADEDFRENSVGWAIADVVRPLPHERIVRKTSWDSFYQTELDNVLKELGADRLIIAGMQTEFCLDMTCRNAYSLGYQNNVLVSDAHSTFNSKVLSGEQIVAHHNEMLGNRFVRLLATEAVHF from the coding sequence ATGGGACAAAACGTTTTACTCATGATTGACGTGCAGCAGGCTATGTTTATGTATGAAGAGAAGCTGTATCGAGAGCAGGAAGTTGTAGAGCATTTGCAGCAGCTTTTGACCAAAGCCAGAGCAGCAGGTACACCGGTGATTTTTGTTCAGCATACCGATGAAGCGGATGAGGATTTCCGGGAAAACAGTGTGGGCTGGGCCATAGCAGATGTAGTGCGTCCCCTCCCCCATGAGCGGATTGTCCGTAAAACGTCCTGGGACAGCTTTTACCAAACTGAATTGGACAATGTGCTCAAGGAACTGGGAGCTGATCGGCTCATCATTGCGGGGATGCAAACCGAGTTCTGCCTCGACATGACCTGTCGGAACGCCTACAGTCTGGGGTACCAGAATAATGTGCTTGTGTCGGATGCGCACAGTACATTTAATAGTAAAGTGCTGAGTGGCGAACAAATCGTTGCACACCACAATGAGATGCTCGGTAATCGTTTTGTACGTTTGCTTGCAACGGAGGCTGTACATTTTTAA
- the tsaE gene encoding tRNA (adenosine(37)-N6)-threonylcarbamoyltransferase complex ATPase subunit type 1 TsaE: MTISQEQLTFRSAGEAQTGALAGFLAAKAVPGTVIVLDGDLGAGKTAFSKAFASHLGVPGIVNSPTFTLIKEYEGRLPLYHMDVYRITQDEAEDLGLDEYFYGTGVCLVEWGSTIPDMLPEQRLHMYIETTDVEERLIHLTGYGEPYEQWCRSLRENGV, from the coding sequence ATGACAATTTCGCAGGAACAGTTAACGTTCCGTTCTGCCGGGGAGGCGCAGACCGGGGCTTTGGCAGGTTTTTTGGCAGCCAAAGCGGTACCCGGAACGGTGATCGTGCTGGATGGAGATCTGGGAGCGGGCAAAACCGCTTTTTCGAAAGCCTTTGCCAGTCATCTGGGTGTCCCGGGTATCGTAAACAGCCCCACCTTTACGCTCATTAAGGAGTATGAAGGCCGATTGCCCTTGTACCATATGGATGTGTACCGTATTACACAGGATGAGGCAGAGGATCTTGGGCTGGACGAATATTTTTACGGGACAGGCGTATGTCTGGTCGAATGGGGCAGTACTATACCAGATATGTTGCCGGAGCAGCGGCTTCACATGTATATAGAAACAACGGATGTGGAGGAGCGCTTGATTCACCTTACCGGGTACGGCGAGCCTTATGAACAATGGTGCCGCAGTTTGCGGGAGAATGGAGTTTGA
- the tsaB gene encoding tRNA (adenosine(37)-N6)-threonylcarbamoyltransferase complex dimerization subunit type 1 TsaB has protein sequence MQREHTDEKVKPRERFLALDTATTVMAAALMNGKELLGESNVYGERNHSVHVISELERLLNEDGLTRDDVDGIAVGVGPGSYTGIRIAVTAAKTLAWAWGVPVTSVSTLQALAWGGWSRGTESQEQEAGNESARNHSDGERATDWIVPVLDARRGQVYTGLFAVNMDGDRGIPQCLEPDAIRLMATWTEDLLQRLEALPSEQRPAVIWLVGETAVHAETAERLRAWSELRIVPYELEGRWVGRLGADKLLCQEHDELHTLVPNYTQLAEAEANLLRQR, from the coding sequence ATGCAAAGAGAGCATACAGATGAGAAGGTAAAGCCGCGTGAGCGGTTTTTGGCGTTAGATACAGCGACGACCGTGATGGCGGCCGCCCTGATGAACGGTAAAGAGTTACTGGGAGAAAGCAATGTCTATGGCGAACGCAATCACTCGGTGCACGTGATTTCCGAATTGGAACGGCTTCTGAATGAAGACGGGCTGACACGGGATGATGTAGACGGCATTGCGGTGGGTGTCGGACCGGGGTCTTACACAGGTATTCGCATTGCCGTGACCGCAGCGAAAACACTTGCTTGGGCCTGGGGCGTTCCGGTGACATCCGTATCCACTTTGCAGGCGCTGGCCTGGGGCGGTTGGAGCCGTGGTACCGAATCGCAGGAGCAAGAAGCTGGAAATGAATCAGCAAGGAACCACTCAGATGGAGAGCGGGCGACAGACTGGATCGTTCCAGTGCTGGATGCCCGGCGTGGGCAGGTTTACACAGGCTTGTTCGCTGTGAATATGGACGGCGATAGAGGGATTCCGCAGTGTCTGGAGCCGGATGCGATCCGATTGATGGCCACTTGGACCGAGGACCTTCTGCAACGGCTGGAGGCTTTGCCGTCCGAACAGCGCCCAGCGGTCATTTGGCTGGTTGGTGAAACGGCGGTTCACGCAGAAACAGCCGAGCGCCTGCGTGCATGGAGCGAGCTTCGTATCGTACCGTATGAGCTGGAAGGAAGATGGGTTGGCCGTCTTGGGGCGGATAAGCTGCTTTGTCAGGAACATGACGAGTTACATACGCTGGTTCCAAACTATACCCAGTTGGCGGAGGCGGAAGCCAATCTGCTTCGTCAGCGCTGA
- the rimI gene encoding ribosomal protein S18-alanine N-acetyltransferase, which yields MAKNIQREEKLEFRLMQLDDIPDVLAIEHEAFTLPWTEEAFRNELTMNHFAKYMIMELNGQAIGYAGMWTIMDEAHITNIAVREAYRGRKLGDKLLDELMQTASYLGMERMTLEVRVTNRIAQGLYEKKGFKPAGVRKGYYSDNNEDAVIMWADLPAHGPSGEQEGSVQKQ from the coding sequence ATGGCAAAGAACATACAACGGGAAGAAAAGCTGGAGTTTCGACTGATGCAGTTGGATGATATTCCCGATGTGCTGGCGATTGAGCATGAAGCGTTCACGCTACCGTGGACGGAAGAAGCGTTCCGCAATGAATTGACGATGAATCATTTTGCTAAATATATGATTATGGAGCTGAACGGACAGGCCATCGGCTACGCAGGGATGTGGACGATTATGGACGAGGCCCATATTACGAATATAGCCGTTCGTGAGGCCTATCGCGGGCGCAAGCTTGGAGATAAGCTGCTGGACGAGCTAATGCAAACTGCCTCTTATCTGGGGATGGAACGCATGACGCTGGAGGTACGGGTGACGAATCGGATTGCTCAGGGCTTATATGAGAAAAAGGGCTTTAAGCCAGCGGGTGTCCGCAAGGGCTATTATTCGGATAATAACGAGGATGCTGTGATCATGTGGGCGGATCTTCCCGCACATGGGCCATCCGGTGAACAGGAAGGAAGCGTGCAGAAGCAATGA
- the tsaD gene encoding tRNA (adenosine(37)-N6)-threonylcarbamoyltransferase complex transferase subunit TsaD produces MTQEEKAGTGAASGEPCYILAVETSCDETAVSVVKNGTEVLSNLISSQIETHKAFGGVVPEVASRKHVESITYMLDEAMQASGITPRELSAVAVTQGPGLVGALLVGIVAAKSAAMAFGKPLIGTHHIAGHIYANQLEHKIVYPCIALVVSGGHTELVWMESEGHFHLIGRTRDDAVGEAYDKVARAIGFPYPGGPHVDRTAHESEEAITLPRAWLEPDSYDFSFSGLKSAVLNVINQTKMRGETVHAGAIARGFQESVVEVLVEKAIRAMREYGAKQLLLCGGVAANRGLRTALHERCERESIELLVPSMKYCTDNAAMIGAAAYAKWKRGEFTSLDMKADPGLSLEEWSVQS; encoded by the coding sequence ATGACGCAGGAGGAAAAAGCAGGTACAGGCGCCGCCTCTGGCGAGCCTTGCTATATACTGGCAGTGGAAACGAGTTGTGACGAGACAGCTGTGTCCGTCGTGAAAAATGGCACCGAGGTGCTTTCTAACCTGATTTCCAGTCAGATTGAAACACATAAAGCCTTTGGCGGAGTTGTGCCGGAGGTAGCATCCCGCAAGCATGTGGAGAGCATTACCTACATGCTGGACGAGGCCATGCAAGCATCGGGAATTACGCCCCGCGAGCTTTCGGCGGTTGCCGTGACGCAAGGGCCGGGACTGGTTGGTGCGTTGCTGGTGGGCATTGTTGCTGCCAAGAGCGCTGCCATGGCGTTCGGCAAGCCGTTGATTGGAACACATCATATCGCAGGACATATTTATGCAAATCAGTTGGAGCATAAAATCGTATATCCGTGCATCGCACTGGTCGTGTCGGGAGGACACACGGAGCTGGTATGGATGGAGTCTGAGGGTCATTTTCACCTGATTGGGCGCACGCGGGATGATGCGGTTGGGGAAGCCTATGACAAGGTAGCCCGGGCTATTGGATTTCCGTATCCCGGCGGTCCGCACGTAGATCGAACGGCTCATGAATCCGAGGAAGCTATCACCTTGCCCCGTGCATGGTTGGAGCCGGATTCTTATGATTTTAGCTTCAGCGGCTTGAAATCGGCGGTATTGAATGTGATCAACCAGACGAAAATGCGTGGAGAAACTGTTCATGCCGGAGCTATCGCAAGAGGCTTTCAAGAGTCGGTCGTGGAGGTGCTGGTAGAAAAAGCGATTCGTGCTATGCGTGAATACGGCGCGAAGCAACTGCTGCTATGCGGCGGTGTTGCCGCCAATCGCGGACTGCGGACGGCACTTCACGAACGTTGTGAGCGTGAAAGTATCGAGTTACTTGTGCCATCTATGAAATATTGTACGGATAATGCAGCTATGATTGGTGCGGCTGCTTACGCCAAGTGGAAGCGTGGCGAATTCACCTCACTGGACATGAAAGCTGATCCCGGGCTGTCTCTGGAAGAGTGGTCCGTTCAATCTTAA
- a CDS encoding ABC-F family ATP-binding cassette domain-containing protein, with protein sequence MLLQVTGIMKSYGIEPVLDGINLQILERERIGLVGVNGAGKSTLLKIIAGEISYDGGQIFKAKETSIGYLAQNSGLNSDRSIWAEMMLVFTPLIEAERELRKMEQEIADPANAQNEKRYADLLERYARRSDWFKDHGGYEMETRIRSVLHGMGFGSFAPETPVSTLSGGQKTRLALARILLLAPDVLMLDEPTNYLDIQTLTWLEDYLRGYSGSLLVVSHDRYFLDRLVTTIIEIERHRSTRYTGNYSRYMELKAAEYETNLKHYEKQQGEIARLEAFVQRNIVRASTTKRAQSRRKQLDKMDRMDRPMGDLKKAHFSFETAYMSGKEVLEVRDLSVAYEGKKPLFQHASFDLKRGDTVALIGPNGIGKSTLLKCLTGTLKPAAGSIHWGTKIKIGLYDQEQTNLNPANTVLEELWSEYPHMEEARIRTVLGNFLFSGDDVLKKVATLSGGEKARVSLAKLMLREANVLILDEPTNHLDLFSREVLEAALIDYDGTLLFISHDRYFLNKMAERVIELHPEGIKHFLGNYDDYVDKKQELEEIAQEALEASQATRSKASTVSATDETTPKTGAAAYAADKQAKSEERSRQRKLETLENQIKELEEQITGLEVQMTLPEVYQDYTALQDIQAQLDARKHELTATYASWEELLED encoded by the coding sequence ATGCTATTGCAAGTAACCGGAATTATGAAATCCTATGGAATTGAGCCCGTTCTGGACGGGATTAACCTTCAAATATTGGAACGTGAACGTATTGGACTGGTAGGTGTGAACGGCGCGGGCAAATCAACATTGCTCAAAATCATCGCTGGTGAAATATCCTATGACGGTGGGCAAATTTTCAAGGCGAAGGAAACCAGTATTGGTTATCTGGCACAAAACAGCGGCTTGAACTCCGACCGATCCATATGGGCAGAAATGATGCTGGTGTTCACTCCGCTGATCGAAGCAGAGCGGGAACTGCGGAAGATGGAGCAGGAAATCGCTGACCCGGCTAATGCGCAGAACGAGAAGCGCTATGCAGACCTGCTGGAAAGATATGCGAGAAGGTCGGACTGGTTCAAGGATCACGGCGGCTATGAAATGGAGACACGCATTCGCAGTGTGCTTCATGGTATGGGCTTTGGCTCGTTTGCACCGGAAACGCCTGTATCCACACTGAGCGGTGGACAGAAAACACGTCTCGCGCTGGCTCGCATCCTGCTGCTCGCTCCTGACGTACTCATGCTGGATGAGCCGACCAACTATCTGGACATTCAAACACTGACCTGGCTGGAAGATTATTTGCGCGGCTATTCCGGCTCGCTGCTGGTCGTATCCCATGATCGTTATTTTCTCGATCGACTGGTGACGACCATTATCGAAATCGAGCGTCATCGTTCGACCCGGTATACAGGTAACTACAGTCGATATATGGAGCTGAAAGCTGCCGAGTACGAAACCAATCTCAAGCACTATGAGAAGCAGCAAGGGGAAATTGCCCGTCTGGAGGCATTCGTACAACGCAATATCGTACGGGCTTCCACGACCAAACGCGCCCAGAGCCGCCGCAAGCAGCTGGATAAAATGGATCGAATGGATCGGCCGATGGGGGATCTGAAAAAAGCCCATTTTTCCTTTGAAACAGCTTATATGTCGGGAAAGGAAGTACTGGAGGTACGTGACCTCTCCGTCGCCTATGAAGGTAAAAAACCGCTATTTCAGCATGCATCCTTCGACTTAAAACGCGGCGATACCGTTGCGCTGATTGGTCCGAACGGAATCGGAAAATCAACGCTGCTCAAATGCCTGACCGGAACGTTAAAGCCTGCTGCCGGGTCGATTCACTGGGGCACAAAAATCAAAATCGGCCTGTATGATCAGGAGCAAACGAACCTGAACCCGGCCAATACAGTGCTGGAGGAGCTATGGAGCGAATACCCCCATATGGAGGAAGCGCGGATCCGCACAGTGCTGGGCAACTTCCTGTTCAGCGGTGACGATGTGCTCAAAAAGGTAGCCACACTAAGCGGCGGTGAAAAAGCCCGTGTCTCTCTCGCCAAGCTAATGCTGCGCGAAGCCAATGTGCTGATTCTCGATGAGCCTACCAACCATCTCGACCTGTTCAGTAGAGAAGTGCTGGAGGCTGCCCTAATCGATTATGACGGCACGCTGCTGTTCATCTCCCATGACCGTTACTTCCTTAACAAAATGGCGGAACGTGTCATTGAGCTTCATCCTGAAGGGATAAAACATTTCCTGGGGAATTATGATGACTATGTAGACAAAAAGCAGGAGCTGGAGGAGATTGCGCAGGAAGCGCTGGAGGCCAGTCAGGCAACACGCAGCAAAGCATCTACTGTATCCGCAACGGATGAGACAACACCCAAAACAGGTGCAGCAGCCTATGCCGCAGACAAACAGGCCAAGAGCGAGGAACGTAGTCGCCAGCGCAAGCTGGAGACACTAGAAAATCAAATCAAAGAGCTGGAAGAGCAAATTACCGGGTTGGAGGTGCAAATGACTCTACCGGAAGTTTATCAGGATTACACAGCGCTTCAGGATATTCAGGCGCAGCTTGACGCACGCAAGCATGAATTGACAGCAACCTACGCATCATGGGAGGAACTGTTAGAAGATTAA
- a CDS encoding 5-formyltetrahydrofolate cyclo-ligase, with translation MNVCSVKNALRLQQREARDSLDRLTRQEASAVASRHAIEAWEQLRIDRNGDRLTVFSYLSFGSEISTTPFIEHCWSRGDRVLAPRVDPVTRTMELRQMGQHGDIVPGMWNIPEPAPTCEKWVPEMWSEIDWVVVPGLAFDRHGGRIGYGGGYYDRFTVQVEAQKCDNGNAGPLYVSLLLPGQLQEQVPMEPGDLRVDVLFTPEGPIHCDITKSEKTNDE, from the coding sequence TTGAATGTCTGTAGTGTGAAGAACGCGCTGCGCTTGCAGCAACGGGAGGCGCGGGATTCCCTGGACCGGCTGACGCGGCAGGAGGCATCGGCTGTGGCCAGTCGGCATGCAATTGAGGCATGGGAGCAGCTTAGAATAGACAGAAACGGAGATAGGCTGACGGTATTTAGCTATCTTTCTTTTGGCAGCGAGATTTCTACGACTCCCTTTATCGAGCATTGCTGGTCACGGGGGGACCGTGTGCTGGCTCCGAGAGTGGACCCGGTGACCCGGACCATGGAGCTGAGGCAGATGGGTCAGCACGGCGATATCGTGCCCGGCATGTGGAACATTCCTGAGCCTGCGCCCACATGCGAGAAATGGGTGCCTGAAATGTGGTCGGAAATCGACTGGGTTGTCGTGCCGGGTTTGGCTTTTGACCGTCATGGTGGCAGAATCGGCTACGGCGGGGGCTACTATGATCGTTTCACCGTACAGGTAGAGGCGCAGAAGTGTGACAACGGCAATGCAGGTCCGCTTTATGTTTCGCTGCTGCTGCCGGGACAATTGCAGGAGCAGGTACCCATGGAGCCGGGAGATTTGAGGGTGGATGTGCTTTTTACCCCGGAAGGTCCCATACATTGCGATATTACAAAGTCAGAAAAAACAAACGATGAATGA
- the moaC gene encoding cyclic pyranopterin monophosphate synthase MoaC: MDSFTHFNEQGRARMVDISGKASTVRTAVAVSRITMNPATLTAVKEGRIGKGDVLAVAQVAGIQGAKKTSDWIPMCHPLALTGVNITFSDNGHDVLHIEAEVKTEGKTGVEMEALTAASAAALTVYDMCKALQKDMIIGPTMLQSKTGGKHGDFQREDHREP, from the coding sequence GTGGATTCCTTTACTCATTTTAACGAACAGGGACGAGCTCGTATGGTGGATATTTCGGGCAAAGCATCCACGGTTCGTACAGCAGTCGCCGTGTCGCGGATTACGATGAATCCGGCTACGCTCACGGCTGTGAAAGAAGGAAGGATTGGCAAGGGCGATGTTCTTGCTGTGGCCCAGGTCGCCGGGATTCAAGGCGCGAAAAAAACGTCGGACTGGATTCCGATGTGCCATCCGCTGGCCCTGACGGGCGTGAATATTACGTTTTCTGATAACGGACATGATGTGCTTCATATTGAAGCCGAAGTGAAGACTGAGGGCAAGACAGGTGTGGAAATGGAAGCTTTGACAGCGGCTTCAGCCGCAGCGTTAACCGTGTATGATATGTGCAAGGCGCTGCAAAAAGACATGATCATCGGCCCTACCATGCTGCAATCGAAAACAGGTGGCAAGCATGGGGATTTTCAAAGGGAGGACCACCGGGAGCCTTGA
- a CDS encoding MogA/MoaB family molybdenum cofactor biosynthesis protein, whose amino-acid sequence MVWKTAILTASDKGARGEREDTSAQVIRELIEEELGGEIVEYRIVPDEPDEIIAALIEMTDYFHADLVLTTGGTELAIRDVTPEATRRVVEREVPGMAEAMRMIVMQKNPAAMLFRGIVGIRGRTLIVNLPGTPKGVHENLAAIMDQLPEALLMVTGQFR is encoded by the coding sequence ATGGTGTGGAAAACGGCGATCCTGACAGCCAGTGATAAAGGGGCGAGGGGAGAGCGGGAGGATACAAGCGCACAGGTCATCCGGGAACTCATCGAAGAAGAACTGGGCGGAGAGATTGTGGAGTACCGGATCGTTCCCGATGAACCGGATGAAATTATTGCGGCTTTAATCGAAATGACCGATTATTTTCATGCAGACCTGGTGCTGACGACGGGTGGAACCGAACTGGCGATCCGTGATGTGACACCCGAGGCGACTCGGCGGGTCGTGGAACGGGAAGTACCCGGCATGGCAGAGGCGATGCGTATGATTGTGATGCAGAAAAATCCGGCGGCCATGCTTTTTCGTGGCATCGTAGGGATCCGGGGGCGTACGCTGATCGTGAATTTGCCGGGAACGCCCAAGGGTGTGCATGAAAATTTGGCGGCTATTATGGATCAGTTGCCAGAGGCGCTTCTCATGGTGACAGGCCAGTTCCGGTAG
- a CDS encoding twin-arginine translocase TatA/TatE family subunit — MPNIGAPGYILLIILALLLFGPNKLPELGRAVGRTFREFKNGARDILSEDQRAEHKDSKDSVVKASQTAAPEVQPQPEDKRLS; from the coding sequence ATGCCTAATATCGGAGCACCGGGTTATATCTTGTTAATCATTCTGGCGCTGCTGCTATTCGGACCGAACAAGCTGCCTGAGTTGGGTCGCGCTGTAGGGCGTACATTCCGTGAGTTTAAAAACGGAGCACGTGATATTTTGTCTGAAGACCAACGGGCTGAACACAAAGACAGTAAGGACAGCGTAGTCAAGGCATCCCAGACAGCAGCTCCAGAAGTGCAGCCCCAGCCAGAGGATAAACGGTTGTCTTAG
- the tatC gene encoding twin-arginine translocase subunit TatC produces the protein MIPPEHEMPLMEHLGELRRRIIYVLSVFVLALAGGLFAAGPVYDWLIRSGSAQAFQLNAFSFWDGIGIYMKIAMLIGIAVALPFACYQLWKFVSPGLRPQERNATLRYVPYVLLLFVIGAAFAYFIVFPMAIQFTSSVTKSMGLHETYGIAQYFTFMFNIVLPVALLFELPLLIMFLTGIRVLTPMRLRKWRKISYFLLVFVAVVITPPDFISDFLVAIPLLVLYEVSVYMSAVVYRRQLRADEEREAQLRIAPER, from the coding sequence GTGATCCCGCCAGAGCATGAAATGCCGCTCATGGAGCATCTAGGCGAGCTACGCCGTAGGATCATTTATGTGCTGAGTGTATTTGTTCTGGCACTGGCTGGTGGTTTGTTCGCCGCAGGTCCTGTCTATGACTGGCTTATTCGCTCCGGTTCGGCGCAGGCTTTTCAGCTGAATGCATTTTCCTTCTGGGACGGAATAGGCATCTACATGAAGATCGCCATGCTGATCGGAATTGCGGTTGCACTGCCGTTTGCATGCTACCAGCTGTGGAAGTTTGTTAGTCCCGGCTTGCGACCGCAAGAACGGAATGCGACTTTGCGGTATGTGCCTTATGTGCTGCTGCTGTTTGTGATTGGTGCAGCTTTTGCCTATTTTATTGTTTTCCCGATGGCGATTCAGTTTACCTCGTCTGTCACTAAAAGCATGGGACTGCATGAAACGTACGGTATTGCTCAATATTTCACCTTCATGTTTAATATTGTGCTGCCTGTGGCTTTATTGTTTGAACTACCGCTGCTCATCATGTTCCTGACAGGTATTCGGGTACTCACTCCGATGAGGCTTCGCAAATGGCGGAAAATTTCTTATTTTCTGCTTGTTTTTGTTGCTGTCGTCATAACTCCCCCGGATTTTATCTCCGACTTTCTGGTGGCGATCCCGTTACTGGTACTGTATGAAGTGAGTGTGTACATGTCGGCAGTGGTATATCGCAGACAGTTGCGCGCTGACGAGGAACGGGAGGCACAATTGCGTATAGCGCCAGAGCGATAA
- the groES gene encoding co-chaperone GroES, whose product MIKPLGERVLVEAIEQETTTSFGIVLPDSAKEKPQEGKIIAVGAGALKDGARIPLEVKEGDRVIFSKYAGTEIKYEGKEYLIMKESDIHAIIG is encoded by the coding sequence ATGATCAAACCTTTGGGTGAACGCGTATTGGTGGAGGCAATTGAGCAAGAGACAACGACTTCCTTCGGAATCGTACTTCCTGACTCTGCTAAGGAAAAGCCGCAAGAAGGCAAAATTATCGCGGTTGGCGCAGGCGCATTGAAAGACGGTGCCCGCATTCCTCTGGAAGTAAAAGAAGGCGACCGTGTAATCTTCTCTAAATACGCTGGAACGGAAATCAAATATGAAGGTAAAGAATATTTGATTATGAAAGAAAGCGATATCCACGCGATCATTGGTTAA